A region of the Leptospiraceae bacterium genome:
TGCAGGAGTAGGTAAGGCTTGTTAGACTTAAATTACCTTGCAGATGCATTTTGGCGAACGACAGGATAGTATTTTGGGAAGCCACAGCTATGGTATAAATTAAGCAGCAATTTTTTTGAATTGAATTTTCGCATGAACTCCAATCGCACCTAATATCCTTAGCATTAGATCCGTAGATATTTCTTTAGATTGGCGATTCATAAGCGCAGTAACCCTTGTTCTTGAAGTCTTCGCAAGCTTTGCCACTTGAGCATGAGTTAGCTCTTGCTTTATTACCGTCTCAATGATTTTATCATTTAAATCGCTACGGATTTCAAGTTCTAAACCAACAACTTCATCGAGTCCAAGAGCAACTGCAAGTTCCTTTGCATTTTTTGCTATAACGGGTTTAATCTTTTTCATTGTATAACTCCTTAAATCTTTTACGCGTAATTCTTCAACGCCCTTTTCAATAGATGTCATAGGTTTAGCCAAAGGCATTGACAGATGATTACCTTTTTGTAGTTCAAAAATTGCCTGACCTAATTCACGACGTACTTCCTCTGGAAAATCTCTCAGTGTTGCAAGGGCTTTAGGATGAAACTCGACTTTCTTCATTTTACTTAGCAATGTCTCATATCTGGGACATTGCTACAAGAAATATTTTTGATTTTTTAAAAATACTTTTCCCGAATAACAAAGCTAGGCAATATTGGAAAACTTTTCTTTCAAACCATGCTGATAAAATTATCGCTATGGACTTTTGTGTTTCATATACTTGGAACTTTAAAACTTTGTATACTCTTTTTATCATCTCGCACAAAACCAGAGAAATCATTTACTTTCGTTCTACCTTTCATCCAAACCCTGCTTGGATGAAACAGCAGATTCGTAATGCTTTCGGTTTTGTAGAAACTCTTCCTAAATGCCTTATCATGGACAACGATTCTAATTTCTCAAAAGACTTTCGTTCTTTCTTGCGGCAATTCGGGATTATCCCAAAGAGAACAGCGTTTCATTCTCCTTGGCAGAATGGGATTATGGAAAGATTCAACGGAACAGTGAGAAGAGAGTTGTTGGATCATGTTATTCCGGCGAAGCTCCGTTAGCCATCAGGCGGTAGGAGCTGAGGCCTGCCAGACATTTCCTTCAGAAATGGGGGTGGAGTGAGCATCATCTTGATAAACTTCTCAAGGAATATATTAATTATTACAATCAATCTCGGTCTCATCTTTTTAGAAATAAAGATTCACCGCTTGGTAGAATCTATGAATCTCTCCCGTGCAGACTTCGTTCACCAAATGCAATTCCTATTCTCGGAGGGTTACACCATGTATACCACTGGCATTCCTCCTCCAAGTAATAATTGCAGATTGCATTTTGGCGAGGCACAGCTCGCTCTATGGTCATGTTTTTTCTTACGGATAAAAAAACATGACCCCGTTTGATCCCTAACGCATAGTCGTTGGTTGACTTTTCTTTTCATAAGGTTAATCCTTATTATCCTTTTACTTCAAAAGTTACACTTTTGAGATTCTCTTTCTCTTCTCTTTCCAGAGCGGGATTCTTTCTTATTCCACTCCCGTGGGGGGATTCTTTTTTATAACGCTTCCCAGCGTGGGTGATTGATTTCTTACTTCTTTCTTTCTTTCTTGGGAAGAGAAAGAAAGAAGTAAGCAAGAAAGAAAAGAAAGCCCGACGAAGCTTCGAGAGCATCAGCGAAGAAGCTGAGGTCTGCTAGACATTTCCATCAGAAATGGGGGCGGACTCAGACTCTTTTGCTTTAACACTTCGCCAATGCTCCATTAAGACCCTTTTGTTTTCCTTTGCTCTTTCGCTTACTGTGTGTTATCCCTTTCACTTTAATTTTCGGTCGGTGAGTAGATGCGACAAATCGGAAATAGCTACTTGAAAACTCGCATCGTATCGAACCACCGTTGGCATTCCTCCTTCAAGTAACATTGCGGATTGCATTTTGGCGAAGGAAAGAGCGACAGATTCTTTTTTATTCCTGTAAATCATTTAAACCTGATGGAAAACAAAATCTTTTTTGCTATTGTTGGTGTTAATAAAAGCTGGTTATTAATACAACATAATTGTAAATTATATGTATATTCACCATTCCATGCAATAAGCCTAAAATTTTGTTCCGGGTACATTATATCTCTGCCAACGTCAAAAACGCCAATCCAATTATTGAACTCAATTTTTTTTGTCCCATCAAATGGGTAAGCAATGCAATCTAAGCAAAAATTATAGCTTACGCCATTATCGATTTGACTCTGATCGATTTCGTCCATGTTCAATGCAAAAAAATTTAATCTAACTTTGGTTATATGAAGAATACCATATTTTTCTAAGTAGAGAGTATAATCCGAGTAATGTGTTGTTTTTGATTTAAAATACACCTCCGCTTCTTTTTGCTTTAAATATTTAATTGAAGGTACATAGAATGATATGTCTTTATACTTAATTAATTTCCAATTTAAGAAATCAGAAGTATTTTTCTCTTCAATCCATGCTTTTACTTTTTTATTTTCGATTAGTATGGGAATTTTATGATTCCATATTTTGGCATTCTGTTTTAAAACTTTTTCTCCAAATTTTAATCTACCAATTACTTTCTCATCTCTTGATTCTTTAAAAATGGGAGCGTTTTCCTCTATTACAATTAATTCCTTTGGATATAATAAAATCGAAATCAATTGAAAAAGAAAAAAAATTTTCATTATTTTACTTCCTTTTTTTCCCAATCGAAATTTTCGGGGTCGACCCTATGGTCAGGATATGCAAGTAATAAAGGAGCACCAAGTGGTCTATAAGTTTGACCTTCAGGCATCTTGATTATTTCAAAATGTAAATGCGGTGCGTAGCCTACTCCGTTTCTCTCTCCTGTGCCTCCTGATGTAGCTATTTTATCTCCAGTGTTAACTGTATCATTTCTTTTTACATTAGCTTCTTTTAAATGAGCGTAAACTGCATAAGTACCATCTCCATGATCTATAACGACTGTATTTCCATACGATCCGGTAGGGTTGACTCCAACATCAATAACTTTTCCTCCTTTCGGTGAATGAACTGGTGTTCCAGTATTAACACCAAGGTCAAGTGAATGATGCTGACTCCCACGACTTGTACCTGCAAAGTCATCAGTAACTAATGGTAAACGCCTAGTTTGCGCATTTTTCGGATCAGCATTATACGCTCTATCTGCGTCCGTTAATCTGAAAACATTTTTACCGTGGTCAGCTAAGTTAAAATCTGATGACAATGGGACTCGTACACCATTTGGCGTTTTAAATAATTTTTTTGCTCTTGCCGCTTCTGCTACCGTAAGACCATTCATTTTATTATCAATTTCAGTTAATCTATTTTGGTGAGCTTCAATTTTCTTATCAATATCTTTTTTAGCTGAGAAATCATACCAATCTAATTTATCCTTTTCACTTCGAAGTCTTGAAATTTCAACATTCGTCTTTGCCCCTTCAGCCTTCAATCCATTCAACTCTGCAATATGTGGATCAGGATGAGTAGATTCTGTCAGTACCGTGCTATCTCTTGCTACTTTAGCGTCCTTAGTAACACTTGTTTGCAAAACAGAATAAGTCGGTCTTATCCCCAAAACATTTAATGCACTTGCTTTTACAGAATCAAATCCGTTACTTACAGAGTTACTAATAGAATTAAACCCATCACTCACAAAATCAGTCACACGATCAAAGAAACTAGGCTCCTGTGAATGTTCGTCATTATCCCCATCAACTGGTCTAGTAGAATCATCATCATCCTCATCCCGTCGTCTCGCCACAGAAACATCCGCATTAGAACCATTAGCCGCAGCACCCTGACCATTTGCAGGAACAGTCGGAGCACTCGAACCACCAGCCAAGAAAGCAGCACCAGCAGACATCAGCGCCGCAGTCCCCGCAAACACCAAATCCACTAGCCCTTGCGGACCTTCCTCACCACCACCTTCTTGCGAATCATTATCCCGCGCATCTTTCGCGTCAGCAGCATCCTTTGCCGTCTTCACCGGATTACGATCATTCTCCTCAGCAAGTCGCCTCTGCTCTACAGTGTCCGCCAAATCAGCAATATCCTGACCATTAATCTCACCGAGGAAATTCTCATTAGCCGTATAGTTTCCATTTACATCTACAGTTCCTTGTTGAGAACCTAAAATCGTTAATGAACCACTCGTTCCATTTCGTCCATTCTCGATTCCAAGTCCGTATCCATTTCCGAAATCAGCATTCCCGCTCACGCTAAATCCCTCTTTGCCGTCGTAGGATAATTCAGAGCTAAAGTTTGCACCACCAACTTGTCTTTCTATTATATCATAACTTCCACCAAATGTTCCCGAACTTCCCGTGTAGCTAACACCCATTGTCCCGAATCCGAGATTTGTTCCTAGGTTAAATGTTGCTCCGCCACGCTGTGATTGTCCGATGGTTACATTCGTAAACAATGCTTTCATCGCATCTGCATTACCAAAGCCAAGAGAAGTTCCAAGTCCTTGGACAGCAGCAGTCACGTTTGCCTTTATCCCGAAGCCGTCTTCTTTCGAATAACTTACATTTACCCCTTTTAAATATTTCTCAGCAGCAACTATATTATCCACCGCCGTCTGTGACATCCCAACTGCTTTTCCCACGTTCGACAAGGCACCACCTGCGGCTGATTGAAATATACCGTTAAGCGCTCCTGCTAATGCTCCTGATTTGCCACCAGTTCTAGAACCAATCGCAGCTTGCAATCCTATATTCGCTGTAGTTACTACCGTATTAGCCGCAGTAGCC
Encoded here:
- a CDS encoding XRE family transcriptional regulator, whose amino-acid sequence is MKKVEFHPKALATLRDFPEEVRRELGQAIFELQKGNHLSMPLAKPMTSIEKGVEELRVKDLRSYTMKKIKPVIAKNAKELAVALGLDEVVGLELEIRSDLNDKIIETVIKQELTHAQVAKLAKTSRTRVTALMNRQSKEISTDLMLRILGAIGVHAKIQFKKIAA
- a CDS encoding transposase family protein is translated as MSHIWDIATRNIFDFLKILFPNNKARQYWKTFLSNHADKIIAMDFCVSYTWNFKTLYTLFIISHKTREIIYFRSTFHPNPAWMKQQIRNAFGFVETLPKCLIMDNDSNFSKDFRSFLRQFGIIPKRTAFHSPWQNGIMERFNGTVRRELLDHVIPAKLR
- a CDS encoding M23 family metallopeptidase — protein: MNGLTVAEAARAKKLFKTPNGVRVPLSSDFNLADHGKNVFRLTDADRAYNADPKNAQTRRLPLVTDDFAGTSRGSQHHSLDLGVNTGTPVHSPKGGKVIDVGVNPTGSYGNTVVIDHGDGTYAVYAHLKEANVKRNDTVNTGDKIATSGGTGERNGVGYAPHLHFEIIKMPEGQTYRPLGAPLLLAYPDHRVDPENFDWEKKEVK